The Engraulis encrasicolus isolate BLACKSEA-1 chromosome 11, IST_EnEncr_1.0, whole genome shotgun sequence nucleotide sequence CAGCGTTATCTGTTCATCTTTGATAAGCTTAGGGCCTGCTTGCGTCCACACAAGACCTTTTCATTGACAACTCTCTTCCTCATTGTTAACCTCCTCCCTCATTGTCACCCTCTGCCTTTTATTTCTTCACTGCTTGTTTTCCCAGAATCGGGCAGCTCGTATCCGCGTTGGCAAAGGGGACCGACCCTTGACCTATGAGCAGGCCCTCCATCCACACCAGATCGGCCATCGCAAGGGCTGGCTGTCTGCACACAGCAGTAAGTGAccatgtcgtgccgaaaagcaagtccctgccagaacacgagtgccctcattgaaaacaatggaaaccaatgaccaatttttcagatattttttacccgtttttgcagacaaatccgacacaatttaataTGGAAagctatcaataaagcatctgcattccttctgcaAGTACCACAAAGAGCTGGTCACAATTTCAGTATTATATCCAAAAAATAAtcaaagaattgtcataacaaatgttacggtttcattcaaatagctcatattaagtggggGACGAGTAATGTgtcataagcatatgtttagttcattaATTATGTAGTTCATTCTGCCAAAATTAGTGtaattttttctcaaaaaatgtcattggtttcaatgagggcactcgtgttctggcagggactcgcttttcggcacgacaaccaCTTTGTTTTTGTGATGCTTGTGTGACAGAGGTATTCTGCACTGTTCGTCCCCCTTGGGGCCGCAAACCTggctgccacctcgtcaacgcatTGGGTTCGGCAATGAGAGGCACAGTACaagagctaaagggccggtccgatagcacaaagctaccgcactgtattgaggcttcgggagggaggtttactaacgttccatgccacactgcTAGTTCGCCTCTGTTACACTTGGCAtgacatttagacacacacagtgagtggccAGGATTTTTTATTTGTCCGGGAAACTTTTTACAGCTAGTTATGGGGCAGTCCACCTCTATCCTAGTCCCTACCACCACAACTTTGCATTTTAGTTAATgatttgtgttaaaaaaaaaaaacaaccttttcTATCCCTAACAGCCATCATTAAAAGCAAATGGACATTCCCCTTCTGatttacagtgaggagaataagtatttgatcccttgctgattttgttggtttgcccactaataaagatatgatcagtctttaatgttaatgataatatgtattctaatatggagagacagaatatcaaaaagaaaatccagaaattaactctaaagaatatataataattgatttatatttaattgcgggaaataagtatttgatcccctgccaaccattaagagttctgatcctgcagatcaaatggcacttccaatcaacttgttatctgaattgaacacacctgttaataacaacctgcacaaaagacacattgaatcggcagaatcagtccatagaatcagtcgatcaatcaaactaaactagccaacatgggacagaccaaaaagctgtcaaaggatgtcagtgacaagattttagaactcaataaggctgaaatgggctcctggatattaaagagcaaactgttggtgcatttcttcccaattttaggacatacaaaatgatcatcaatcatcaatcttaggcctgtctctggttccatacaagatttgaccttgtgggaattaaataaccagaaaaaaaggagataaagcaccttaaaactgtatgggaggagctaggaaattatctcaaggcagctgggacctcaatcactaagaaaactattggaaacacttgataccacagcggattaaaatcctgcagtacatgtatggtaccccggcttcagaaggaacctgttcaggctcacctgaggtttgccaatgaacgtcaaactggattaggatatgattgggaggtgctggaatcagataacaccaaaatcaaactgtttggcattaacacaactctatgtgtttggaggaagagaaatgctgcctatgaccccaagaacaacaccttctccaacatcataaatgaaagtggtaacattatgttttgaggttgtttgtctggccaagacacaggacaacttcacatcgtcaagaaatggatggagggagacatgtaaacgtacaatgctgcatgccaacatctttcccaccaccactagactgaaggtgggtcatggattagcctcccaaaatgataacaatccataacatacagcccaagcaacgaagtagtagctcaagcagaagcacattaaggtcatgaagtggcctagacagtttccaaacattaaccctataataatcctgtgaagggaacagaagttcccatttggcaagctacagtcatacaacttaagtgatttagagatgatctgcaaagaaaagtggacaaaaatcctttctaatatacccacaaacattgtcattaactgaaagaaacatctgacatctgtatgtgaaaacaagggctttgccaccaagtattttgtcttttttgactagaggggtcaaatacttattttcctcaatggaatacaaatcaattaaaatatattcttcaaagttattttctggattttctttttgatattctgtctctctatattataatacattttatcattaacattatagaatgatcatgtctttattagtgggcaaaccaacaaaatcagcaagggatcaaatacttattctcctcactgtatattgcATCTAATCAACACATATTGCTGTTTGGGGTTTTGCGTAGCGCCTGTGCTCATGGAGATTACAAAACATCAAACCCTCCTGAAGTGAAACACAATTTGCCGTCTGAGTCTTGTAATCTTCCTACCTACATAGTCATTTTATTATATCAGAGAGCACAAATGGTGCGCCTTGAACTCCACTGACAACCCTAGTTGTTATTTCCTAACAGGTAATCTGCATGAGGAGGAAGGCGCTGCTGACAGGACCTTAGAGGATGTCTTCATTCGCCGTTTTATTTTCGGCACATTCCACGGTTGCCTGGCCGACGAGCTGGTCATCAAACGCCGCGGCAACATCATCTATATATGCGCCCTGATGGTTCAGAAGTTGCCGCCCCAGAAGTTCTACTTCCTGCTTGGCTACACAGAAACGCTGCTCTCCCACTTTTACAAGTGCCCCGTGAAGATGGACATACAGACGTTGGATCAAAGGGCAGTTTATAAGTATGTGTAACTGCACGTctgaaagcagcagcagcaccaccaccaccaccacttccagtTGATTGGCAGGCAGAAGTGGCAAGTCACCAAGGGGAAAAATAGTTTTGATAATGACAGAACCAGTCAAGTGTCTGTTGTCCATTAAGCATATTTCATGTAATTTAATGTATATAAGAATAGTTGAAATGGGATATTCTTTCTGTGCTGTCTTTAgtattgtgtatgtgtccatAAAAAAACTCTGCTTTGAAAGGATTAAAAATGTTACTGGAAGTCAGTGAAATTCGTTTTAATTCTGCTAGTGAGGAGAGCCTTGTAATTTTGGCTTATGAGTCAAACTTTTGACATGTTATGTTGTACCAACTTAAATACAGCAAGACATTAGTTGGTTTGAGGTATAAGTTAACAGTATACTACTGACTTGTTAATGTAAACTGCAAATGTGCTGTAGTGGCATTAAATCCGGGATTATATTGGCCATTTTGCAAACTAAACTATGGATGTTGTCATTGGAGACTACACTTGGTAGTGTATTCAATACAATAACACACTTAAATAATTTATACTGAtgatcatttttattgatttcttTCCACAATTCCTTTATACATTTCCGTCATATAAAGGCAACCATACTAGTTCAGTGCAAAGGGTAAGGCACATAATCACAGTCATTATTTTAATAAAAGGATCAGCATAATGTTAAAAAATATCCCTTAAATCTCCTACAGCACATACACTTAAAAATCACATACAttccaaacacaaacaaaacagacagaaTAAACGGGACTTTGGCTCATACCACACCAGGCAGCAGACTTCAGGTTCCTATGGAATATGCAATTGGAGTGCACGTCGTCTACACCTGACCTCAAAACTGAAGTGTAAAAAGAAGTAAAATGGAAAGATATGGCAACAGACGGGCTCACAAGGACAGATGACTGCATGGTAAATAAAACACAGACATTCCCTTCAAAAGAAATACAGCAGGACCAACACCATCAAGGCTTCACTTCATCACACTACTCTCATCTCTCATACTCCAAATGAAAGTGCTACGGCGACAAAAGCAACTGTATACTACATCACACTGTTGTTCCCTCTTGTCCCACTGCAAGGACATTGACAGGGCAGTGGTTATTCGGAAAGTAAAACCTGCAAGAACcagatttaaacaaaaaaaaacccctctttttaaaaaatgtttggttGCAAACAAAACACTAACGAAAATGCCACCATAGTACTGTGACGATAGAAACTGTTCCAAGGTGAAACAGTCCAATCTAAAAACTCCCTTTGGGGTTTCGACGCGCCTTCAGTTTGGTCTTCTGAATGGCTATAGGTGCATCTTCAGTACGGGCCCAGGTGGTGGCAGGGAGGGACTCTTTGTTATCGGGTTCCATTGATGGGTGAGATCTTAACTATCGTTTGTTGCTGGCGTCCCGGCACTCTTGGCCCACACAGGACTGGAGCTTTATGAGGCGCTGGTTCATGGTCTGGAGCAGGGCAGGGTCCACTTTCTTCAAGATGTTCTCCAGCTGGTGAGGGTCCGACGTCAGGTTGTACACCTCTACAAAGGACTATATACAAGACAGCAGCAGACAAGGGGCTTCCGTTACAACAAGAATATGTCACAGTATTTCAATTAGATCAGGTTTAGAGAACGCTTCTCAAGACTGCAGTAGTCAGGTTGTACAACCCTACTTAGGACTACACAGCAGCTTCCATTACAACAAGAGCACCTCATGGAATGTAAATTGTGTCTGATTTAGACAGTGCTTTTCAAGACAGCAGTATAGGAAAGGGGGTCTGAGGCGTCAAGATTAATCCACTGGATGATACCAGAAGTCATGTACAAATGTACAACTAAAAATACAACAGTTTGAGAGGGCTAGTGAGACAACGATGATTGATTTGGGCAAATCGGTTTTGCTATTACAATAAAAAAAGTATTCTGTACAGTAAAATCCTAAGGATTTATGAAGTTAACAAAAACAATAATGTCAGTGTCTTTTGGATAGCTTGATTTATATATAGATTTTCGTTTACCTATACTGAACATTTATGTTAGGTTGGgattctttattagtctccaccagggagaaaTTTGTTTTGGAGACGGGGTGGTTGCAGCACCACAAAAGCAACACCAACAGACAATACAGACACAGCGACACAGAATATATAAGCTCATTGCcgga carries:
- the mrps24 gene encoding small ribosomal subunit protein uS3m, with translation MAAPLTSRCALLGATLRQLSIGGTPFLGARGIHSTAVCYKNRAARIRVGKGDRPLTYEQALHPHQIGHRKGWLSAHSSNLHEEEGAADRTLEDVFIRRFIFGTFHGCLADELVIKRRGNIIYICALMVQKLPPQKFYFLLGYTETLLSHFYKCPVKMDIQTLDQRAVYKYV